The window TGGCGGGAATGACGATCTGCCGGGGTTCGCTGCGGCCGTTGATCTGATCTATCAGCTGCATAGCGGCCTGGCGGCCGGAGTCAGCGTAGCCCGGATCGACGGTAACGATCTCCGGGTGGAGGAACTTCATCAGCGGGGTGTTACCCACGCTCGCCAGCTGCAGGCTGTCGATGCGCTGCTCTTGTAAGTACTTACTAGCGCCAAGAGCCAGGGTATCCGTGGCGCAGACCAGCGCGGTAGTCTGCGGGGTCAGCACGTCGGCCACCTTCTCATAGCCCTGCTTCATCCCGAGGCCGGGCAACGCGGCCACCGCCGGCAGGGCATGCTGTTTGCAGAATTCGAGGTAGGCAGTATGGCGACGCTGGCCGGTGGTGACGTCGCTGTGGGGCACGCCAAGATAGCTGATATGGCGATGACCGCCGTCGTACAGGCGCTGCATCAGGACGTGTATCGCTCCCTCATCGTCATAGCACACTGAGGCGAAGCCGCGGGCATCGCGGGCCAGCATCACCAGCGACGATTGCCAGGAGGCGAGCATCTGCTCGCTGAGACCGGTAAAGCCAAACAGCACCACGCCGTCGATATTGCGGCGTTTCAGCATCCCGAGGTGCTCCTCGACCATCTGCGGCGAGAACTTGCTCTCCATCATGATCGGATCGTAACCCTGCTCGTAAAAGATGGGCAGCATGGTCTGTACGGCCAGGTTTTCCGACAGCGAATCCAGACGGGTGACGATGATTGCCACCACTTTGTCGCTCTGCCCGCGCATGGCGCGCGCCGAGCGGGACGGGGAGAAGCCGTGCTGGTTCATCACCGCCTCGACGCGTTCGCGCGTGCGCTCGCTGACACCGCTTTCGTTGTTCAGCACCCGGGAGACGGTGGATTTACCCACGCCGCTCAGACGCGCGATGTCTTTAATGGTGAGGCGGTTCTGCATGCTTTCAGTCCTGTAACGCATTGATGAAATAATCAATAAGCCTAAATCGGGTGTCCGGTTCCGCAATGGGCAAAGTCTGGTTTACGTTTGGTTTAATGCCCGGGCGGTATCATACCGCCCGAATTGTCACGAACGGTATGGCTAAAACACTATACTGCGCGCCGACTTACCTTTTTTTACTTACCGGAGGCTGTATGGATCCCGATCCCACCCCTCTCCCGCGAGGGAGAACCTGTTCTTTCCGGTAAGCCACTCCTCGCTGCCTTACCGGATGCGTAAGGCAGTGACGTTTTCCTGACGTCCCTGCATAACTGATACCGCTCTTCAGGCGTGGCTTTGTCACGTCTGAAGGCAAGACTGCGCCCGTTTTTACGGGTGCGGGGGACCTGTTATGTTCAAAAATTTCACTCAACAGCTGCTGGCCCGGCTGAGCCGCCACCTGCCGCGTCGTCTGGTGCAGCGTGACCCGATGGCAACGGGCAAAACCGATACCGTTATCCCCGGCGCGCTGGCCGCCCACTGCCTGCGGATGGCTACCATGGACGAGCCCGCCCTGTGGCGCACCTTTGGTAGCCACCCGGAAGGACTGACGGCGGCAGAGGTAGAGGCTGCCCGCGCAAGCCATGGCGAGAACCAGATCCCGGCGCAAAAACCGGCTCGCTGGTGGGTACATCTCTGGGCCTGCTACCGCAACCCCTTCAACCTGCTGCTGACGGTGCTGGGCATCATCTCCTATGCCACCGAAGACCTGTTTGCCGCCGGGGTGATCGCCCTGATGGTGGGCATCTCCACCCTGCTGAACTTTATCCAGGAGGCCCG of the Leclercia sp. AS011 genome contains:
- the mgtL gene encoding mgtA regulatory leader peptide MgtL; amino-acid sequence: MDPDPTPLPRGRTCSFR
- the treR gene encoding trehalose operon repressor TreR, translated to MQNRLTIKDIARLSGVGKSTVSRVLNNESGVSERTRERVEAVMNQHGFSPSRSARAMRGQSDKVVAIIVTRLDSLSENLAVQTMLPIFYEQGYDPIMMESKFSPQMVEEHLGMLKRRNIDGVVLFGFTGLSEQMLASWQSSLVMLARDARGFASVCYDDEGAIHVLMQRLYDGGHRHISYLGVPHSDVTTGQRRHTAYLEFCKQHALPAVAALPGLGMKQGYEKVADVLTPQTTALVCATDTLALGASKYLQEQRIDSLQLASVGNTPLMKFLHPEIVTVDPGYADSGRQAAMQLIDQINGRSEPRQIVIPATLS